From the Hevea brasiliensis isolate MT/VB/25A 57/8 chromosome 15, ASM3005281v1, whole genome shotgun sequence genome, one window contains:
- the LOC110662363 gene encoding 1-acyl-sn-glycerol-3-phosphate acyltransferase, protein MESNGGVSFMRNRRFESFLNTNCTPHVKEIPKKVRREDEEKRPNTDVYVDDDGWISALISCIRIVVCLVSMMVTTFVWAIIMLLLLPWPYERIRQGNIYGHVTGRMLMWILGNSVKIEGVEFSNEKAIYISNHASPIDIFLMMWLTPTGTVGIAKKEIIWYPLFGQLYVLANHLRIDRSNPTAAIQSMKEAACAVVRNNLSLIIFPEGTRSKNGRLLSFKKGFVHLALQTRLPIVPMVLTGTHLAWRKGSLHVRPVPITVKFLRPIKTDDWTADKIDDYVKMVHDTYVGNLPESQRPLC, encoded by the exons ATGGAGAGCAATGGaggtgtttcttttatgaggaataGGAGATTTGAGAGTTTCCTCAACACAAACTGCACCCCACATGTGAAAGAAATTCCGAAAAAAGTGAGGAGGGAAGATGAGGAGAAAAGGCCCAACACTGATGTTTATGTTGATGATGATGGGTGGATTTCTGCATTGATATCTTGTATAAGGATTGTGGTCTGTTTAGTGTCAATGATGGTTACAACATTTGTATGGGCTATAATCATGCTCTTGCTCTTGCCATGGCCTTATGAGAGGATTAGGCAGGGAAATATTTATGGACATGTAACTGGTAGAATGCTG ATGTGGATCTTAGGGAATTCTGTAAAGATTGAAGGTGTCGAATTCTCAAATGAGAAGGCGATTTATATCAGTAATCATGCTTCTCCTATAGACATTTTCCTTATGATGTGGTTGACCCCCACAGGCACAGTTGGCATTGCAAAGAAGGAG ATAATCTGGTACCCTCTATTTGGACAACTTTATGTATTGGCCAATCATCTTCGGATAGATCGGTCTAACCCAACTGCTGCAATTCAATCAATGAAAGAG GCAGCTTGTGCAGTTGTCAGAAACAACCTATCGCTAATCATTTTTCCTGAAGGCACCAGGTCCAAAAATGGACGATTGCTTTCGTTTAAAAAG GGTTTTGTTCATTTGGCATTGCAAACACGCCTTCCAATAGTTCCCATGGTCCTGACAGGTACCCACCTAGCATGGAGGAAAGGCAGCTTGCATGTTCGGCCAGTGCCTATAACAGTCAAGTTTCTCCGTCCCATAAAAACTGATGATTGGACGGCTGATAAAATTGATGACTATGTAAAAATGGTACATGACACATATGTTGGAAACCTTCCAGAGTCTCAAAGGCCTCTTTGTTAG
- the LOC110662362 gene encoding heat shock 70 kDa protein 16, with the protein MSVVGFDIGNENCVIAAVKQRGIDVLLNDESKRETPSVVCFGEKQRFLGAAGAASAMMNPKSTISQVKKLIGQNFTDPNVQNELKVLPFETSGGQDGGILIHLKYLGETHTFTPVQILAMLFSHLKEITEKNLEMPVADCVIGIPSYFTDLQRRAYLNAATIAGLKPLRLIHDCTATALSFGIYKTDFSNAGPTYVAFVDIGHCDMQVSIVSFEAGHMRILSHAFDSNLGGRDFDEVLFGYFATQFKEHYKIDVYSNVRACIRLRAACEKLKKVLSANAEAPLNIECLMDEKDVKGFIKREEFERLASGLLERICVPCKKALADAGIPVGKMHSVELVGSGSRIPSISKLLASLFGREPSRTLNASECVARGCALQCAMLSPVFRVREYEVQDSFPFSIGFSSDKGPIGTESNDILFPKGQPIPSIKVLTFQRSSLFHLEAFYTNPNELLPVVSSKISSFTIGPFPGSYSENTRIKVKVQLNLHGIVTIESAMLMEDHVDDNARRDNANPEIDKMDADSASFSSTKFANGNEDDVTMHARLLDASANGIKRDKACRRLEIPVTENIYGGMTDAELSEAKETEFQLAQQDKLVEQAKNQKNALESYVYETRNKLFNKYRSFASDREKEGISRSLQETEEWLYEDGDDETENAYTSKMQDLRKLVDPIENRFKDEEARAQAKRELLNCIVEYRMHVNSLPTEDRELIINECNKAEHWLRERTQQQDSLPKNTNPVLWSSEIKRRTEDLNLVCKQAMERKSSPQNSEDKKGPDHQV; encoded by the exons ATGAGTGTGGTTGGGTTTGATATTGGTAATGAGAACTGTGTTATTGCCGCCGTGAAACAACGGGGTATTGATGTGTTGTTGAATGATGAATCAAAACGTGAAACGCCATCTGTGGTGTGTTTTGGGGAGAAACAGCGGTTTCTTGGGGCTGCTGGTGCTGCTTCTGCTATGATGAATCCAAAATCCACAATATCTCAAGTGAAGAAATTGATTGGACAGAATTTTACagaccctaatgttcaaaatgaGCTGAAGGTGTTACCATTTGAAACTTCTGGTGGACAGGATGGTGGCATTTTGATTCACTTGAAATATTTGGGAGAGACACATACATTCACACCAGTTCAGATCCTGGCAATGCTCTTTTCACATTTGAAAGAAATCACAGAGAAAAATTTGGAAATGCCTGTTGCTGATTGTGTGATTGGGATACCATCATATTTCACAGACTTGCAGAGACGGGCATATTTGAATGCTGCAACAATTGCTGGGTTGAAGCCTTTGAGATTGATCCATGACTGTACTGCAACAGCGCTTAGTTTTGGGATTTACAAAACAGATTTCTCCAATGCAGGGCCAACATATGTTGCATTTGTTGACATTGGTCATTGTGATATGCAAGTATCAATTGTGTCATTTGAGGCTGGGCATATGAGGATTCTATCCCATGCTTTTGATAGCAACTTGGGAGGAAGGGACTTTGATGAGGTTTTGTTTGGTTATTTTGCCACACAGTTCAAGGAGCATTACAAAATAGATGTATATTCTAATGTAAGGGCTTGTATTAGGTTAAGGGCAGCATGTGAGAAGTTGAAGAAGGTTTTGAGTGCAAATGCTGAGGCACCGCTAAATATAGAGTGCTTGATGGATGAGAAAGACGTTAAAGGTTTTATCAAGAGAGAAGAATTTGAGAGATTGGCTTCAGGATTACTGGAGAGGATTTGTGTTCCTTGCAAGAAAGCTTTAGCTGATGCAGGGATACCAGTGGGGAAGATGCATTCTGTTGAGCTTGTTGGCTCAGGGTCTAGAATACCATCTATTAGTAAGTTGTTAGCTTCTCTGTTTGGGAGAGAACCTAGCCGGACACTGAATGCAAGTGAATGTGTGGCACGTGGATGTGCCCTCCAGTGTGCAATGCTTAGTCCAGTTTTTCGAGTGAGAGAATATGAG GTTCAAGATTCATTTCCTTTCTCTATTGGATTCTCATCAGATAAAGGCCCAATTGGCACAGAGTCAAATGACATATTGTTTCCAAAAGGTCAACCTATTCCGAGTATCAAAGTTTTGACATTCCAGCGAAGTAGTTTGTTTCATTTGGAAGCATTTTACACCAATCCAAATGAACTTCTCCCTGTTGTGTCTTCAAAAATTAGTTCTTTCACA ATTGGTCCTTTCCCTGGCTCCTATAGTGAAAACACAAGGATTAAAGTTAAAGTCCAATTAAATCTTCATGGCATCGTCACCATTGAGTCAGCTATG TTGATGGAAGACCATGTAGATGATAATGCTAGAAGGGACAATGCTAATCCAGAAATAGACAAAATGGATGCTGACTCTGCTTCTTTTTCTTCAACAAAGTTTGCGAATGGCAATGAGGATGATGTGACAATGCATGCCAGATTATTAGATGCTTCA GCTAATGGCATAAAAAGAGATAAGGCCTGTCGGAGGCTTGAGATACCGGTTACCGAGAATATATATGGTGGAATGACTGATGCTGAACTTTCAGAGGCTAAAGAGACGGAATTTCAGTTAGCTCAACAGGACAAACTTGTGGAACAAGCCAAAAACCAGAAAAATGCCTTGGAATCCTATGTTTATGAGACCCGTAATAAG CTTTTCAACAAATATCGGAGCTTTGCCAGTGATCGAGAGAAAGAGGGAATCTCCAGGAGCCTACAGGAGACAGAGGAGTGGCTTTATGAAGATGGTGATGATGAAACTGAGAATGCTTATACCTCAAAAATGCAGGATCTTAGGAAG TTGGTGGATCCCATTGAGAATCGATTTAAAGATGAAGAAGCGAGAGCACAAGCTAAACGAGAATTGTTAAATTGCATTGTGGAGTATCGCATGCATGTTAATTCTCTCCCAACTGAGGATAGGGAATTG ATCATTAATGAGTGCAATAAAGCTGAGCATTGGCTGAGAGAGAGAACCCAACAACAAGATTCCCTACCCAAGAACACCAATCCTGTATTATGGTCATCGGAGATAAAGAGGAGGACAGAGGATTTAAACTT GGTATGCAAACAGGCAATGGAAAGGAAGTCTTCTCCACAAAATTCAGAGGACAAGAAGGGCCCAGACCATCAAGTATAG